One genomic segment of Streptomyces sp. TLI_146 includes these proteins:
- a CDS encoding ABC transporter permease yields the protein MNAALRLSRTSLRSHKRRFAGTFLAVLLGVAFLTGTLVMGDTLRASFDTLFADANAGTDAVVRSTNVVTVAGEGQGTRQPVPTALATRLAAAPGVAAAVPDVQGSGQLVGADGKPVGGQGPPTRAGNWITDPKLNPYRLAQGRAPGAPGEVVVNRGAADKGGLKLGDTTVLRVPDPVPVRIVGIATFGGEDGMGQATFAGLTLADAEKYLAPKPGEASSISVRAGPGVSQRRLVDELTPVLPKGVEAITGEAAAAESLDMIAGLFLDLFTTLLLVFSGIALLVATFSIHNTFAIVVAQRTRENALLRALGASRRQVGAATLAEAAVVALAASAAGVLAGIGIAAGLQALFPAIGFPFPGGDLVISWVSVALPVAVGVLVCLGSALLPALRAGRTAPLAALRESAVDQSGASRTRKLVGGALLPVGVGVTVAGVLTGPGLLLAGAGALLTVAAFVVLGPVASSYAVRILGAPLDRLRGVTGALARRNALRSPRRTAATATALMIGVAVVSLFTVFGASLKATMDQTVSRSFAGDVAVGARQFGAGGSGISPRLAPAVARLPQVEAAVGLGKGVADVDGGGRKITVTDPAALSGLLDLGKVEGSLAGLGSDGLAVSANEAGKHHWRPGSTARLAFTDGSERTFTVRAVYAEKDLAGDYLLTREAWAPHRAQESDTLVAVAFKDGVSVADGKKAVEKTAAAYGNPSVQTRDEYAKSSASGIDMMLTLVYALLALAVVIALLGIANTLTLAVHERTRELGLLRAVGQTRAQLRAMVRWESVLVAAFGTAGGLGLGAFLGWVLVRASDADGTGAFALPPVQLAVVTLVGLLAGALAGWRPARRAARLDVLRAIATQ from the coding sequence ATGAACGCCGCACTGCGCCTCAGCCGCACCTCGCTGCGCTCCCACAAGCGCCGCTTCGCCGGGACCTTCCTCGCCGTCCTGCTCGGCGTCGCCTTCCTCACCGGCACCCTCGTCATGGGCGACACCCTGCGCGCGAGTTTCGACACGCTCTTCGCGGACGCCAACGCGGGTACGGACGCGGTCGTGCGCAGTACGAACGTGGTCACCGTCGCGGGCGAGGGCCAGGGCACCCGGCAGCCCGTGCCCACCGCGCTCGCCACCCGCCTGGCCGCCGCCCCGGGCGTCGCCGCGGCCGTCCCCGACGTCCAGGGCTCCGGCCAGCTCGTCGGCGCCGACGGCAAGCCGGTCGGCGGCCAGGGCCCGCCCACCCGGGCGGGCAACTGGATCACCGACCCGAAGCTCAACCCGTACCGGCTCGCCCAGGGGCGCGCCCCGGGTGCGCCGGGCGAGGTCGTGGTCAACCGGGGCGCCGCCGACAAGGGCGGTCTGAAGCTCGGCGACACGACCGTGCTGCGCGTGCCCGACCCCGTACCGGTACGGATCGTCGGCATCGCCACCTTCGGCGGCGAGGACGGAATGGGCCAGGCCACCTTCGCCGGGCTCACCCTCGCCGACGCCGAGAAGTACCTGGCACCCAAGCCGGGGGAGGCCTCGTCCATCTCCGTACGGGCGGGCCCCGGCGTGAGCCAGCGGCGGCTCGTCGACGAGCTGACTCCCGTACTCCCGAAGGGAGTGGAGGCCATCACGGGCGAGGCGGCCGCCGCCGAGAGCCTCGACATGATCGCCGGGCTCTTCCTCGACCTCTTCACCACGCTGCTTCTGGTGTTCTCCGGCATCGCGCTGCTCGTCGCCACCTTCTCGATCCACAACACCTTCGCGATCGTCGTCGCCCAGCGCACCCGTGAGAACGCCCTGCTGCGCGCGCTCGGCGCCTCGCGCCGCCAGGTAGGTGCGGCCACCCTCGCCGAGGCCGCGGTCGTCGCGCTCGCCGCGTCGGCGGCCGGAGTCCTCGCGGGCATCGGCATCGCGGCGGGGCTCCAGGCACTCTTTCCGGCCATCGGATTCCCCTTCCCCGGGGGCGACTTGGTGATCAGCTGGGTCTCCGTCGCACTGCCGGTCGCCGTGGGCGTGCTCGTCTGTCTCGGCTCGGCGCTGCTGCCCGCGCTGCGGGCGGGCCGGACCGCGCCGCTCGCCGCGCTGCGCGAGAGCGCCGTCGACCAGTCGGGCGCCTCCCGCACCCGCAAGCTGGTGGGCGGGGCCCTGCTGCCCGTCGGCGTCGGGGTGACCGTCGCCGGGGTGCTCACGGGCCCCGGCCTGCTGCTCGCCGGTGCCGGAGCGCTGCTCACCGTCGCCGCGTTCGTGGTCCTCGGCCCGGTGGCGTCCTCGTACGCCGTACGGATCCTGGGCGCGCCGCTCGACCGGCTGCGCGGTGTGACCGGCGCGCTGGCCCGGCGCAACGCGCTGCGCAGCCCCCGGCGCACCGCGGCCACCGCCACCGCGCTGATGATCGGCGTCGCCGTGGTGTCGCTGTTCACCGTCTTCGGCGCCTCCCTGAAGGCGACGATGGACCAGACCGTCTCCCGCTCGTTCGCGGGCGATGTCGCCGTCGGCGCCCGGCAGTTCGGCGCGGGCGGCAGCGGCATCAGCCCCCGGCTGGCTCCCGCCGTGGCCCGGTTGCCGCAGGTCGAGGCCGCCGTGGGGCTCGGCAAGGGCGTCGCGGACGTCGACGGCGGCGGCCGGAAGATCACCGTCACCGACCCCGCGGCCCTCTCCGGACTGCTCGACCTCGGCAAGGTGGAAGGCTCGCTGGCGGGCCTGGGCTCCGACGGCCTCGCGGTCTCCGCGAACGAGGCCGGCAAGCACCACTGGCGGCCCGGCTCGACGGCCCGGCTCGCCTTCACCGACGGGAGCGAGCGGACCTTCACCGTACGGGCGGTGTACGCCGAGAAGGACCTGGCGGGCGACTATCTGCTCACCCGCGAGGCCTGGGCGCCGCACCGGGCGCAGGAGTCCGACACGCTGGTCGCGGTCGCCTTCAAGGACGGCGTGTCCGTCGCCGACGGCAAGAAGGCGGTCGAGAAGACGGCCGCCGCGTACGGGAATCCGAGCGTCCAGACCCGCGACGAGTACGCGAAGTCGTCGGCGAGCGGCATCGACATGATGCTTACCCTCGTCTACGCGCTCCTCGCGCTCGCCGTCGTCATCGCGCTCCTCGGCATCGCCAACACGCTGACGCTGGCCGTGCACGAGCGCACCCGGGAACTCGGGCTGCTGCGGGCGGTCGGCCAGACCAGGGCGCAGCTGCGGGCCATGGTCCGCTGGGAGTCGGTGCTGGTCGCGGCCTTCGGCACGGCGGGCGGCCTGGGGCTCGGCGCGTTCCTCGGCTGGGTCCTGGTGCGGGCCTCCGACGCGGACGGGACCGGCGCGTTCGCCCTGCCGCCCGTACAACTGGCGGTCGTCACGCTGGTGGGGCTCCTCGCGGGCGCCCTGGCCGGCTGGCGCCCGGCCCGCCGCGCGGCCCGGCTCGACGTGCTGCGGGCGATCGCAACGCAGTGA
- a CDS encoding ABC transporter ATP-binding protein — MTTALRPTATAAARVVGAVKTYGAGDTEVRALDGVSVDFPAGRFTAIMGPSGSGKSTLMHCAAGLDTLTSGSAFIGGTDLSGLDDRALTLLRRERVGFVFQAFNLIPTLTVAENITLPLDLAGRRGDREWIDALVDTVGLRDRLHHRPAELSGGQQQRVAVARAFAGRPDVVFADEPTGNLDSRAGEEVLRLLGGTVRRTARTVVMVTHDPVAAAHADEVLFLADGRLVDRMPDPTAERVLDRLKAFDAPGVTS; from the coding sequence ATGACCACCGCACTGCGGCCCACCGCCACCGCCGCCGCCCGGGTCGTCGGCGCCGTGAAGACGTACGGCGCGGGCGACACCGAGGTGAGGGCCCTGGACGGGGTGAGCGTCGACTTCCCGGCCGGCCGCTTCACCGCGATCATGGGGCCCTCGGGCTCCGGTAAATCCACCCTGATGCACTGCGCCGCCGGGCTCGACACCCTCACCTCGGGCTCCGCCTTCATCGGCGGCACCGATCTGAGCGGACTCGACGACCGCGCGCTCACCCTGCTGCGCCGCGAGCGCGTCGGCTTCGTCTTCCAGGCCTTCAACCTGATCCCGACCCTCACCGTGGCCGAGAACATCACGCTGCCCCTCGACCTCGCGGGGCGGCGCGGCGACCGCGAGTGGATCGACGCGCTCGTCGACACCGTCGGGCTGCGCGACCGGCTGCACCACCGGCCCGCCGAGCTCTCCGGTGGGCAACAACAACGCGTCGCCGTGGCACGGGCGTTCGCCGGGCGGCCCGACGTCGTCTTCGCCGACGAGCCCACCGGCAACCTCGACTCCCGCGCGGGCGAGGAGGTGCTGCGGCTGCTCGGCGGCACCGTCCGCCGCACCGCCCGCACGGTCGTGATGGTCACCCACGACCCGGTCGCCGCCGCCCACGCCGACGAGGTGCTCTTCCTCGCCGACGGACGGCTCGTCGACCGGATGCCGGATCCGACCGCCGAGCGTGTACTCGACCGGCTGAAGGCCTTCGACGCGCCGGGGGTGACGTCATGA
- a CDS encoding SHOCT domain-containing protein produces MNTLAYDGPGPWILFFPVIWAAVILTVVTLLRRTVWRGRRGPWRPPFGDPRSFDDRPSLDERSPLAVLGRRFAAGEIDEDEYWRRLSVLDEEFGRRKGGAA; encoded by the coding sequence ATGAACACACTGGCCTACGACGGACCCGGACCCTGGATCCTGTTCTTCCCGGTGATCTGGGCAGCCGTGATCCTCACGGTCGTCACCCTGCTGCGCCGCACGGTGTGGCGCGGACGGCGCGGCCCTTGGCGCCCGCCCTTCGGCGACCCCCGGTCCTTCGACGACCGCCCTTCGCTGGACGAGCGCTCGCCGCTCGCCGTGCTCGGCCGCCGCTTCGCCGCCGGTGAGATCGACGAGGACGAGTACTGGCGCCGGCTCTCCGTCCTGGACGAGGAGTTCGGCCGTCGCAAGGGCGGTGCGGCATGA
- a CDS encoding TetR/AcrR family transcriptional regulator: MSTPERLIEATRELLWDRGYVGTSPKAIQQQSGAGQGSMYHHFTGKPDLALAAIRRTADELRASAEASFAGEGTAYERIRGYLQRQRDVLRGCPVGRLTMDPDVIASDALRAPVTETIDWLRGELARIVQEGLDAGEFSASLVPEEIAATVVATVQGGYVLARASGSPAAFDAGIRGLLALLAPRTP; this comes from the coding sequence ATGAGCACCCCCGAGCGTCTGATCGAGGCCACCCGGGAGCTGCTGTGGGACCGGGGCTATGTCGGCACCAGCCCCAAGGCGATCCAGCAGCAGTCCGGCGCGGGCCAGGGCAGTATGTACCACCACTTCACGGGCAAACCGGACCTGGCGCTCGCCGCCATCCGGCGCACCGCCGACGAGCTGCGCGCGAGTGCCGAGGCCTCCTTCGCGGGCGAGGGCACCGCGTACGAACGGATCCGCGGCTATCTGCAGCGCCAGCGTGACGTCCTGCGCGGCTGCCCGGTGGGGCGGCTGACCATGGACCCGGACGTCATCGCCAGCGACGCGCTGCGCGCGCCGGTCACCGAGACGATCGACTGGCTGCGCGGGGAGCTCGCGCGGATCGTCCAAGAGGGCCTGGACGCGGGCGAGTTCAGCGCTTCCCTGGTGCCCGAGGAGATCGCGGCGACGGTGGTCGCGACCGTCCAGGGCGGCTATGTCCTGGCCCGCGCGTCCGGCTCACCCGCCGCCTTCGACGCGGGCATCCGCGGCCTGCTCGCACTGCTCGCGCCCCGCACCCCCTGA
- a CDS encoding cupin domain-containing protein yields MHVTRQRPATVRGPAEHFTGTVWLDEIAAPPSPSRLRMVSVHFTPGAHTAWHRHPHGQVLHVTEGEGLVQRRGGPVEPIRAGDTVWIEPDEWHWHGAGPHTFMTHLAVVETAQDGTAVDWDRHVAADAYPSTTS; encoded by the coding sequence ATGCACGTCACCCGTCAACGTCCCGCCACTGTGCGGGGCCCGGCCGAGCACTTCACGGGCACGGTCTGGCTCGACGAGATCGCCGCGCCCCCGTCGCCGTCCCGGCTGCGGATGGTCAGCGTCCACTTCACCCCCGGCGCCCATACGGCCTGGCACCGCCACCCGCACGGCCAGGTCCTGCACGTCACGGAGGGCGAGGGCCTGGTGCAGCGCAGAGGCGGTCCCGTCGAGCCGATCCGGGCGGGCGACACCGTCTGGATCGAGCCGGACGAATGGCACTGGCACGGCGCCGGGCCGCACACGTTCATGACCCATCTCGCGGTCGTCGAGACGGCCCAGGACGGCACCGCCGTCGACTGGGACCGCCATGTCGCCGCCGACGCCTACCCGTCGACTACTTCCTGA
- a CDS encoding DUF4865 family protein — MHALQYEITLPADYDMDIIRTRVATRGHLLDDFPGLGLKAYLIRERAEGSPVNAYAPFYLWNTPEGMNAFLWGAGFQGIVDDFGRPEVQHWMGLSYEEGTAAGAVPVAATRERLAMPDGVRPADFVAEQLARAAGPGTVASALAVDPRRWELLRFTLWEQEAPQAPGDRFRVLHLSAPERGDLTRGRHW, encoded by the coding sequence GTGCACGCCCTGCAGTACGAGATCACCCTGCCCGCCGACTACGACATGGACATCATCCGCACCCGCGTCGCCACCCGGGGCCATCTCCTGGACGACTTCCCCGGCCTCGGCCTCAAGGCGTATCTGATCCGCGAGCGCGCCGAGGGCTCGCCGGTGAACGCCTATGCGCCCTTCTACCTCTGGAACACACCCGAGGGCATGAACGCCTTCCTCTGGGGCGCGGGCTTCCAGGGCATCGTGGACGACTTCGGCCGCCCGGAGGTCCAGCACTGGATGGGGCTCTCCTACGAGGAGGGGACGGCGGCCGGAGCCGTGCCGGTCGCCGCGACGCGCGAGCGCCTCGCGATGCCGGACGGCGTAAGGCCCGCCGACTTCGTGGCCGAGCAGCTGGCGCGGGCGGCCGGCCCGGGGACGGTGGCGAGCGCGCTGGCCGTCGACCCCCGCCGCTGGGAGCTGCTGCGCTTCACGCTCTGGGAGCAGGAGGCCCCGCAGGCGCCCGGCGACCGCTTCCGGGTGCTGCACCTGTCGGCGCCGGAGCGCGGCGACCTGACCCGGGGACGGCACTGGTGA
- a CDS encoding phosphotriesterase codes for MPVVRTVLGDVPADRLGVVDAHDHLFIRSPLLPGQELDDPEEAAARLRAFHGLGGGTVVQWTPYGMGRRADRLAALSEESGVQVVAATGLHQAAHYTPGLLDSVRDSLAELFVREITEGIEEGGGVRAGLIKVAGGFHGLDEHARLTMRAAAEAHRRTGAAVAVHLELGTGALDVLDLLCGELGVAPDRVILGHLNRSPDAAVHRQAAAAGAYLGFDGPSRANHATDWRMPEALKALADAGFADRLLLGGDTVTPDTPGMPYLLRRVRPGLELALGEELVERILVGNPRGAFALRR; via the coding sequence CTGCCCGTGGTCCGTACCGTGCTGGGCGATGTGCCCGCCGACCGGCTCGGCGTGGTGGACGCCCACGACCACCTCTTCATCCGCAGCCCGCTGCTGCCGGGCCAGGAACTCGACGACCCCGAGGAGGCGGCCGCCCGGCTCCGCGCCTTCCACGGCCTCGGGGGCGGCACGGTGGTGCAGTGGACCCCGTACGGCATGGGCCGCCGGGCGGACCGACTGGCCGCGCTCTCCGAGGAGTCGGGCGTCCAGGTGGTGGCCGCCACCGGTCTGCACCAGGCGGCCCACTACACACCCGGCCTGCTCGACTCCGTACGCGACTCGCTCGCCGAGCTGTTCGTGCGCGAGATCACCGAGGGCATCGAGGAGGGCGGGGGCGTCCGGGCCGGGCTGATCAAGGTCGCGGGCGGGTTCCACGGGCTCGACGAGCACGCCCGGCTGACGATGCGCGCGGCCGCCGAGGCCCATCGCCGTACGGGCGCGGCCGTCGCCGTGCACCTGGAGCTCGGGACCGGGGCCCTCGACGTGCTCGACCTGCTCTGCGGGGAGCTGGGGGTCGCGCCGGACCGGGTGATCCTCGGCCACCTCAACCGCTCCCCCGACGCCGCCGTCCACCGGCAGGCCGCCGCCGCGGGCGCCTATCTGGGCTTCGACGGGCCGTCCCGGGCCAACCACGCCACCGACTGGCGGATGCCGGAGGCCCTGAAGGCGCTCGCCGACGCCGGGTTCGCGGACCGGCTGCTGCTCGGCGGGGACACGGTGACCCCGGACACGCCGGGCATGCCGTATCTGCTGCGCCGGGTGCGGCCCGGGCTCGAACTCGCCCTGGGCGAGGAGCTGGTGGAGCGGATCCTGGTGGGGAATCCACGGGGGGCGTTCGCGCTGCGGCGTTAG
- a CDS encoding ROK family protein, producing MNGKATHTKTRLDRGRGALGPALELVHTGRAPTRAVLTAELGVTRATAGAVAAELEALGLIQVDSRPGAAAGSQGRPSHRLAVNDSGPVALAAQVHADGFRAALVGLGGRTVATAPGCVTVSADPAQVLGEVVDAGAELLRGSGLRCVGAGLAVPSAVAEPDGTALNPLHLAWPAGAPVREIFAERVRAAGIEGPAFTGNDVNLAALAEHRHGAGRGAQHLLCVATGHRGVGGALVLDGRLHTGSSGLALEVGHLTVSPEGRPCYCGGRGCLDVETDPLAFLTAAGRDPGPEVSLLEQSRELLRTEYEDVSVRGAAQELIDRLGLGLAGLVNILNPDRIILGGLHKALLEADPDRLRAVVADRSLWGRSGGVPILACSLDHNSLVGAAELAWQPVLDDPLAALG from the coding sequence ATGAACGGCAAGGCGACGCACACCAAGACGAGGCTGGACAGGGGCCGTGGGGCACTCGGCCCCGCGCTCGAACTGGTCCACACCGGCCGCGCGCCCACCCGCGCCGTCCTCACCGCCGAGCTGGGTGTCACCCGGGCCACCGCCGGAGCGGTCGCCGCCGAACTCGAAGCGCTCGGCCTCATCCAGGTCGACTCCCGCCCCGGCGCCGCCGCCGGTTCCCAGGGCCGCCCCTCGCACCGCCTCGCGGTCAACGACTCGGGCCCGGTCGCCCTCGCCGCCCAGGTGCACGCCGACGGATTCCGCGCCGCGCTGGTGGGCCTCGGCGGCCGTACCGTCGCGACCGCGCCCGGCTGCGTCACCGTCTCCGCCGACCCGGCCCAGGTCCTCGGTGAGGTCGTCGACGCGGGCGCCGAACTCCTGCGCGGCAGCGGGCTGCGCTGCGTCGGCGCGGGCCTGGCCGTGCCGTCGGCCGTCGCCGAGCCGGACGGCACCGCGCTGAACCCGCTGCACCTGGCCTGGCCCGCGGGCGCCCCGGTGCGCGAGATCTTCGCCGAGCGGGTACGGGCCGCGGGCATCGAGGGCCCCGCCTTCACCGGCAACGACGTCAACCTCGCGGCCCTCGCCGAGCACCGCCACGGCGCCGGACGCGGCGCGCAGCACCTGCTCTGCGTGGCCACCGGGCACCGGGGCGTCGGCGGCGCGCTCGTCCTCGACGGCCGTCTGCACACCGGGAGTTCGGGCCTCGCCCTGGAGGTCGGCCACCTCACCGTCAGCCCCGAGGGCCGCCCCTGCTACTGCGGCGGCCGGGGCTGCCTCGACGTGGAGACCGACCCGCTCGCCTTCCTGACGGCGGCGGGCCGCGACCCCGGCCCCGAGGTCTCGCTCCTGGAGCAGTCCCGCGAGCTGCTGCGCACGGAGTACGAGGACGTGTCCGTGCGCGGGGCCGCCCAGGAGCTCATCGACCGCCTGGGCCTGGGCCTCGCCGGACTCGTCAACATCCTCAACCCCGACCGGATCATCCTCGGCGGACTGCACAAGGCCCTGCTGGAGGCCGACCCCGACCGGCTGCGGGCCGTCGTCGCCGACCGCAGCCTGTGGGGGCGCAGCGGCGGCGTGCCGATCCTCGCCTGCTCGCTCGACCACAACAGCCTGGTCGGCGCGGCCGAGTTGGCGTGGCAGCCGGTGCTCGACGACCCGCTGGCGGCGCTGGGCTGA
- a CDS encoding MFS transporter: protein MPLLNKVRTALPAGPGAHTTAPSLLRLRTALTVFFALDGFLFAGWVVRIPAIKQQTGASAGDLGLALLGVSAGAVVTMVLTGRLCRRFGSHPVTVACGALMALAIALPARTHSALSLGAVLLLFGAAYGGINVAMNSAAVDLVAALRRPVMPSFHAAFSLGGMLGAGVGALVAGGLSPTAHLLALTGFGLLVTALAGPVLLRHPAPAHTATPHAQGKRLDGRSRRLVLLFGVIALCTAYGEGAMADWGALHLEQDLDAAPGVAAIGYSLFALAMTAGRLSGTFLLERLGQTRALVAGGTTATAGMLLGALAPTVWLALAGFAVMGLGLANIFPVAVARAGALAGPGGVAAASTLGYGGMLLGPPAIGFLAQWSSLPVALTTVAALSAAAAVIAYASRRATAGV from the coding sequence GTGCCGCTACTAAACAAAGTACGGACGGCCCTGCCGGCGGGACCCGGCGCGCACACCACCGCGCCCTCCCTGCTCCGCCTCCGCACCGCTCTGACCGTGTTCTTCGCCCTCGACGGATTCCTCTTCGCCGGCTGGGTGGTCCGCATCCCGGCCATCAAGCAACAGACCGGCGCCTCGGCCGGTGACCTCGGCCTCGCCCTGCTCGGCGTCTCGGCGGGCGCCGTGGTGACCATGGTGCTCACCGGTCGGCTCTGCCGGCGCTTCGGCAGCCACCCCGTGACCGTGGCCTGCGGCGCGCTGATGGCGCTGGCCATCGCCCTGCCGGCGCGGACCCACTCCGCCCTCTCGCTGGGCGCGGTGCTGCTGCTCTTCGGCGCCGCGTACGGCGGCATCAACGTGGCCATGAACAGCGCGGCCGTCGATCTGGTCGCGGCCCTGCGGCGCCCGGTGATGCCCAGCTTCCACGCCGCGTTCAGCCTCGGTGGGATGCTCGGCGCGGGCGTCGGCGCGCTGGTGGCGGGCGGCCTCTCCCCCACCGCGCACCTGCTCGCGCTGACCGGCTTCGGCCTGCTGGTGACCGCCCTCGCGGGGCCGGTCCTGCTCCGCCACCCCGCCCCGGCGCACACCGCGACCCCGCACGCTCAAGGGAAGCGCCTGGACGGCCGATCCCGGCGCCTGGTGCTCCTGTTCGGCGTGATCGCGCTGTGCACGGCGTACGGGGAAGGGGCCATGGCCGACTGGGGCGCGCTCCACCTGGAGCAGGACCTCGACGCGGCGCCCGGCGTCGCGGCCATCGGCTACTCCCTGTTCGCCCTGGCCATGACGGCGGGCCGGCTCAGCGGCACCTTCCTGCTCGAACGCCTGGGCCAGACCCGCGCGCTGGTCGCGGGCGGCACGACGGCCACGGCTGGGATGCTGCTCGGCGCGCTCGCGCCGACGGTGTGGCTCGCGCTCGCCGGTTTCGCGGTGATGGGCCTGGGCCTCGCCAACATCTTCCCGGTCGCGGTGGCCCGCGCGGGCGCGCTGGCCGGACCCGGCGGGGTGGCCGCCGCGTCGACCCTCGGCTACGGCGGCATGCTCCTCGGCCCGCCCGCGATCGGCTTCCTGGCCCAGTGGTCCTCGCTGCCCGTCGCCCTGACGACGGTGGCCGCACTGTCGGCGGCGGCGGCCGTGATCGCGTACGCGTCCCGGCGGGCGACGGCGGGGGTGTAA
- a CDS encoding maleylpyruvate isomerase family mycothiol-dependent enzyme, producing MDTAELINALDREGRLLAEAAGAAGADAPVPTCPGWQVRHLLRHTGTVHRWATAYITEGHTGFHPSGEEPGLDGEELLDWFREGHRALVDALTGAPKDLECWHFLPAPSPLAFWARRQAHETAVHRVDAESARGGDVTAPEPEFAADGIDELLRGFHAREKSRVRTPTPRTLRVRATDTDAVWTVHLSDGVPRTVRDDDGPADCELSGTAHELYLTLWNRRPLSSVALAGDASPAELWRANSAITWG from the coding sequence ATGGACACCGCTGAACTCATCAACGCCCTCGACCGCGAGGGCCGGTTGCTGGCCGAGGCCGCCGGCGCGGCCGGCGCCGACGCCCCCGTGCCGACCTGTCCCGGCTGGCAGGTGCGGCATCTGCTGCGGCACACCGGGACGGTGCACCGCTGGGCGACCGCGTACATCACCGAGGGCCACACCGGCTTCCACCCCAGCGGCGAGGAGCCCGGCCTGGACGGCGAGGAACTCCTCGACTGGTTCCGCGAGGGCCACCGCGCGCTAGTCGACGCGCTGACCGGCGCGCCGAAGGACCTGGAGTGCTGGCACTTCCTGCCCGCGCCCTCCCCGCTGGCGTTCTGGGCCCGCCGCCAGGCACACGAGACCGCGGTCCACCGGGTGGACGCCGAGTCGGCCCGGGGCGGCGATGTCACCGCGCCGGAGCCGGAGTTCGCCGCCGACGGCATCGACGAGCTGCTCCGCGGCTTCCACGCCCGGGAGAAGAGCCGGGTGCGGACGCCGACGCCGCGCACCCTTCGCGTACGGGCGACGGACACGGACGCGGTGTGGACCGTGCATCTGTCGGACGGGGTGCCGCGCACGGTCCGGGACGACGACGGTCCCGCCGACTGCGAGCTGAGCGGCACCGCGCACGAGCTGTATCTGACGCTGTGGAACCGACGGCCGCTCTCGTCCGTTGCCCTTGCGGGCGACGCGTCGCCCGCCGAGCTGTGGCGGGCGAACTCGGCCATCACCTGGGGGTAG
- a CDS encoding MarR family winged helix-turn-helix transcriptional regulator produces the protein MAAKKSERMLVDEWRGILAVHARTTCELDRELHQYGIGASDFEVLDILVEGRAEDGGTAYRVQELASRVHLSQSALSRLIGRLEKEQLVDRGMCSEDRRGVRVVITDKGRALHTQVRPLQRAVLSRMLADRPS, from the coding sequence ATGGCGGCCAAGAAGTCCGAGCGCATGCTCGTGGACGAGTGGCGCGGCATCCTCGCGGTGCATGCGCGCACGACGTGCGAGCTCGATCGCGAGCTGCACCAGTACGGCATCGGAGCGAGCGACTTCGAGGTGCTCGACATCCTCGTGGAGGGGCGTGCGGAGGACGGCGGTACGGCGTACCGCGTCCAGGAGCTCGCCTCGCGCGTCCATCTGAGCCAGAGCGCTCTCTCCCGTCTGATCGGCAGGCTGGAGAAGGAGCAACTGGTCGACCGCGGGATGTGCAGCGAGGACCGGCGGGGTGTCCGGGTCGTGATCACGGACAAGGGCCGGGCGCTCCACACGCAGGTGCGACCGCTGCAACGCGCGGTGCTCTCCCGGATGCTGGCGGACCGGCCCTCGTAA